In one Zymobacter palmae genomic region, the following are encoded:
- the nuoN gene encoding NADH-quinone oxidoreductase subunit NuoN, with amino-acid sequence MNLTSTHLLAISPMIVTGLTVLVVMLVTAWRRSHAVSATLTAIGLALAFVATLWVGFGSVLPHGTHSLSVTPVMVVDRYSLIFTGMVLVGGFFCTLLGKTYFNRFDDHPDEFYMLLACSVMGAILLVSSVHMAAMFVGLELMSVPLYGMAAFTYRNRNSLEAGIKYMVLSALATTFLLFGMALLYAISGSLLFNEIGAQPSLLGSRWTTIAVGMMVIGLAFKLSVIPFHLWTPDVYEGAPMPVTAFLATVSKVAVFAALLRFMISAPVDRDILYKVLSGLAILSMLGGNLLALLQNNLKRIMGYSSIAHLGYLMIVVVALGWHSSPAVSSAEAAALYLGMYMLTALGAFAVMTLVTSPYDGSDYAQLYHYRGLFWRHPYQAAGLSLMMISMAGIPLTAGFVGKFYVVSVAVESHLWWLAMVLVLGSAIGLYYYLRVMITLFLPERTEEEGVGAERLKGASCALVTAFVVTTVVWILGLYPTPLMNLVGTF; translated from the coding sequence ATGAACCTGACATCGACACATCTTCTGGCGATATCGCCAATGATCGTTACGGGACTGACCGTGCTGGTGGTCATGCTGGTCACGGCATGGCGGCGCAGCCACGCTGTTAGCGCGACCTTGACCGCCATCGGACTGGCGCTGGCCTTCGTGGCAACGCTGTGGGTGGGGTTCGGTAGCGTGCTGCCGCACGGCACGCATTCGCTGTCCGTCACGCCGGTAATGGTGGTCGATCGTTACTCGCTGATTTTCACCGGTATGGTGCTGGTGGGAGGCTTCTTCTGCACCCTGCTGGGCAAGACCTACTTCAACCGCTTCGACGATCATCCCGACGAGTTCTACATGCTGTTGGCCTGCTCGGTGATGGGGGCAATTCTGCTGGTCAGCAGCGTGCATATGGCTGCCATGTTTGTCGGGCTGGAATTGATGTCGGTACCGTTGTACGGCATGGCCGCGTTTACCTATCGCAACCGCAACTCGTTGGAAGCCGGTATCAAGTACATGGTGCTGTCAGCCTTGGCGACCACGTTCCTACTGTTCGGGATGGCCTTGCTCTACGCGATTAGTGGTTCGCTGCTGTTCAATGAGATCGGCGCACAGCCCTCGCTGCTCGGCTCCCGCTGGACGACTATCGCTGTCGGCATGATGGTGATTGGATTGGCCTTCAAACTGTCGGTCATTCCGTTCCACCTGTGGACGCCGGATGTCTATGAGGGCGCGCCGATGCCGGTCACGGCATTTTTAGCCACGGTAAGCAAAGTCGCGGTATTTGCGGCGCTGCTGCGCTTTATGATCAGCGCCCCCGTTGATCGCGACATTCTTTACAAGGTGCTGAGCGGTCTGGCGATCTTGTCGATGTTGGGCGGTAACCTGCTGGCGCTGCTGCAGAACAACCTCAAACGTATCATGGGCTATTCGTCGATCGCACACCTAGGCTACCTAATGATCGTCGTGGTGGCGCTGGGATGGCACAGCAGCCCAGCCGTTTCGTCGGCCGAAGCTGCGGCGCTGTATCTGGGCATGTACATGCTAACGGCGCTGGGTGCCTTCGCCGTTATGACGCTCGTGACCAGTCCTTACGATGGCAGCGACTACGCCCAGCTGTACCACTACCGTGGGCTGTTCTGGCGCCATCCGTATCAGGCGGCAGGGTTGAGCCTGATGATGATCTCGATGGCGGGTATTCCGCTGACGGCCGGGTTCGTCGGTAAGTTCTACGTCGTTTCTGTCGCGGTGGAAAGCCATCTGTGGTGGCTGGCAATGGTACTGGTGCTGGGCAGCGCGATCGGTCTTTATTACTACCTGCGCGTGATGATTACGCTGTTTCTTCCTGAGCGTACCGAAGAGGAAGGAGTGGGAGCCGAACGGCTCAAGGGTGCCAGCTGTGCGCTGGTTACGGCGTTCGTAGTGACCACCGTTGTCTGGATTCTGGGGCTGTACCCGACCCCGCTGATGAATCTAGTGGGCACGTTTTGA
- a CDS encoding HAD family hydrolase, which yields MTIKAITFDIDDTLWDNAPVMARLEPAHYQWLDDQIHHAQRVPLDEYMRRRQAFSEAHPDVRGDHTEVRRRVLHQIVREQGIEEPLATQLTERAIHYMLALRHQIEPYEESEALLETLSKRYPLAVITNGNVDMRRLPLGRHFDAIFNAGELGMSKPSPKVFHAALAALGDDIRPEDAIHVGDSWAHDALAAHGAGMKAAWIDVHDQHHECPEGVYRLNHVRELPALLAQLNGDA from the coding sequence ATGACGATAAAAGCCATTACCTTCGATATCGACGATACGCTGTGGGATAACGCCCCGGTCATGGCTCGCCTTGAACCCGCCCATTACCAATGGCTGGATGATCAAATCCACCACGCACAGCGTGTGCCGCTAGATGAGTACATGCGCCGCCGCCAGGCCTTTTCGGAAGCTCACCCGGATGTGCGTGGCGATCACACCGAAGTGCGCCGTCGCGTACTGCATCAGATCGTGCGAGAACAGGGCATTGAAGAGCCACTGGCAACGCAACTCACCGAGCGTGCCATTCACTACATGCTGGCGCTGCGCCATCAGATCGAACCGTACGAAGAATCCGAAGCACTGCTTGAAACGCTGTCGAAGCGCTACCCTCTGGCGGTCATCACCAACGGCAATGTTGATATGCGCCGCCTACCGCTCGGGCGTCATTTCGACGCCATCTTCAATGCCGGCGAACTGGGCATGTCTAAACCCTCACCCAAGGTATTCCACGCGGCACTGGCAGCGCTGGGCGATGACATTCGTCCCGAAGATGCTATTCATGTCGGCGACTCGTGGGCGCACGATGCCCTCGCTGCACACGGTGCAGGCATGAAGGCGGCTTGGATTGACGTGCACGATCAGCACCACGAGTGCCCCGAGGGGGTCTACCGGCTGAACCACGTCCGCGAGCTTCCTGCACTGCTGGCACAGCTAAACGGCGACGCCTGA
- the nuoL gene encoding NADH-quinone oxidoreductase subunit L: MNLLYLVCLLPLLGSLLLMVFRHMSHRAATVIGVGSVVLSALVTAGIDTAWLMQDHRVAWSQTLWTWMSVDNFQVPITLRLDGLSLTMISVVTGVGALIHLFASWYMTEDQEANPGYLYTRFFACMNLFVFSMLMLVLGDNLLVLFFGWEGVGVCSYLLIGYYYRDKANTWAAFKAFIMTRLGDIFLAIAMFLIWAHFGTLNMQAVLDKAPAVLGHHRALAELIALLMLGGAVGKSAQLPLQTWLADAMAGPTPVSALIHAATMVTAGVYLIARMHGIYELAPFTLQLVGVIGAATLVMAGLSALAQTDIKRILAYSTMSQIGYMFLALGVQAWDAAIFHLMVHAFFKALLFLASGSVIVACHHEQNIYKMGGLARQLRLPWISFLLGGSALSALPIFTSGFYSKDEILWLSVASGHTVLWLAGLFGALLTSIYTFRLIFVVFHGECRTRAHAPHGISHALPLCILAILSTVVGAMIVPPLSGVLPTLDPEVSVRGLKTVLEVLSSVVALFGVLLAAILFLGQRRLISTIVETPFGKRLWCCFHSAFGFDRLYDVLFVRSFLLLTRAQQIDWIDRISNGLQKAALAWPQRGHQADWIDMICDLVPSVVRLGYRALSATQNGRLRHYAATFIAGATVVTVLLMLG; this comes from the coding sequence ATGAACCTACTCTATCTCGTGTGTCTGCTACCGCTGCTGGGGTCACTGCTATTGATGGTGTTCCGGCACATGTCACACCGTGCGGCGACCGTGATCGGCGTTGGCTCTGTCGTGCTGTCGGCATTGGTGACGGCGGGCATCGACACGGCCTGGCTGATGCAGGACCACCGCGTAGCGTGGTCACAAACGCTGTGGACGTGGATGTCGGTCGACAACTTTCAGGTGCCGATCACGCTCCGATTGGACGGCCTCTCGCTGACGATGATCAGTGTAGTGACGGGCGTCGGTGCCCTGATCCATCTGTTCGCTTCGTGGTACATGACGGAAGATCAGGAAGCCAACCCGGGTTATCTCTACACCCGCTTCTTTGCCTGCATGAACCTGTTCGTATTCAGCATGCTGATGCTGGTGCTGGGCGACAACCTACTGGTGCTGTTCTTCGGCTGGGAAGGTGTCGGGGTGTGCAGTTATCTGCTGATCGGTTACTACTACCGTGACAAGGCCAATACATGGGCGGCTTTCAAGGCGTTCATCATGACCCGCCTCGGCGATATCTTCCTTGCCATCGCGATGTTCCTGATCTGGGCGCACTTTGGCACGCTCAACATGCAGGCTGTGCTGGACAAGGCGCCCGCGGTGTTGGGGCATCACCGAGCGTTGGCCGAGCTGATCGCGTTGCTGATGCTGGGTGGGGCGGTCGGTAAGTCGGCCCAGCTGCCACTGCAGACGTGGCTGGCCGACGCCATGGCTGGCCCGACGCCGGTCTCGGCGTTGATTCACGCGGCGACCATGGTTACGGCAGGGGTTTACCTGATTGCGCGTATGCATGGCATTTACGAGCTGGCCCCGTTCACGCTGCAACTGGTGGGCGTGATCGGTGCGGCCACGCTGGTGATGGCCGGGCTGTCAGCGCTGGCGCAGACCGACATCAAGCGCATTCTGGCCTATTCGACCATGAGCCAGATCGGTTACATGTTCTTGGCGCTGGGGGTTCAGGCGTGGGACGCGGCAATCTTCCACCTGATGGTGCATGCCTTCTTCAAGGCGCTGTTGTTCCTTGCCTCCGGGTCGGTCATTGTGGCCTGTCATCACGAACAGAACATCTACAAGATGGGGGGACTGGCGCGCCAGCTGCGGCTGCCATGGATCAGCTTCTTGCTTGGTGGATCAGCGTTGTCGGCGTTACCTATCTTCACTTCGGGTTTCTATTCCAAGGATGAGATTCTCTGGCTGTCCGTGGCATCGGGTCACACGGTGCTGTGGCTGGCAGGTCTGTTCGGCGCACTTCTCACCTCAATCTATACCTTCCGCCTGATTTTCGTGGTCTTTCACGGTGAGTGCCGTACGCGCGCGCATGCGCCGCATGGCATATCTCATGCATTGCCTTTATGTATATTGGCGATCCTATCGACCGTTGTGGGCGCCATGATCGTTCCTCCGCTGAGCGGTGTGTTGCCGACGCTCGACCCCGAAGTTAGCGTGCGTGGACTGAAAACCGTACTCGAAGTGTTGTCTTCCGTCGTCGCACTGTTCGGGGTACTGCTAGCCGCCATCTTGTTCCTCGGCCAGCGTCGCCTGATCTCCACCATCGTCGAAACGCCATTCGGCAAGCGACTGTGGTGCTGCTTCCACTCAGCCTTTGGGTTCGATCGTCTTTATGACGTGCTGTTCGTCAGAAGCTTCTTGCTGCTAACGCGAGCACAGCAGATCGACTGGATCGATAGAATAAGCAACGGCCTCCAGAAGGCCGCGCTGGCATGGCCGCAGCGAGGCCATCAGGCGGACTGGATTGACATGATCTGTGACCTGGTGCCGTCGGTGGTTCGTTTGGGGTACCGAGCGCTGTCTGCAACGCAGAATGGACGACTGCGTCACTACGCAGCGACGTTCATCGCGGGAGCCACGGTAGTGACAGTACTGTTGATGTTGGGCTAA
- the nuoJ gene encoding NADH-quinone oxidoreductase subunit J — MEAAFYISAIIAVLATLGVVINTNPVHALLNLVISLIAVAMIFFALGAPFAGALEVIVYAGAIMVMFVFVIMMLNVGKDAVLQERRWMSPKAWRLPGIMSAVLLVTLISMLVLHGNGQPLGNEIQGASKVGMALFGPYLILVELAAFLLLAALIIASHIGRPDATVAVEAEEDTNARADEQGEAS, encoded by the coding sequence GTGGAAGCTGCATTCTACATCTCGGCGATCATCGCCGTACTGGCCACACTTGGGGTGGTCATCAACACCAACCCTGTGCATGCGCTGCTCAATCTGGTGATCTCGCTGATCGCCGTGGCCATGATCTTCTTCGCACTGGGAGCCCCCTTCGCTGGCGCGCTGGAAGTGATTGTTTATGCCGGCGCCATTATGGTGATGTTCGTGTTCGTCATCATGATGCTGAACGTGGGCAAGGACGCCGTGCTGCAGGAGCGGCGCTGGATGTCGCCCAAAGCGTGGCGATTGCCCGGCATCATGTCGGCCGTACTGCTGGTGACGCTGATTAGCATGTTAGTGCTGCACGGTAACGGTCAGCCGCTCGGTAACGAAATTCAGGGAGCCTCGAAGGTCGGTATGGCGTTGTTCGGTCCGTACCTGATTTTGGTCGAACTGGCGGCGTTCTTGCTGCTGGCAGCCCTGATCATTGCTTCACACATCGGCCGCCCGGATGCGACCGTCGCCGTCGAGGCCGAAGAGGACACCAACGCACGCGCAGACGAGCAAGGAGAAGCCTCATGA
- the nuoI gene encoding NADH-quinone oxidoreductase subunit NuoI produces MIRLLKGIWSQLRTLFMVFMHAFRKRETLQYPEEKVYLPPRYRGRIVLTRDPDGEERCVACNLCAVVCPVGCIALQKGEKEDGRWYAEFFRINFSRCIFCGLCEEACPTSAIQLTPDFELGEYRRADLIFEKRDLLIAGTGKDHEYNFYKVSGLAIAGKGKGAAKQEARPVDVKSLLP; encoded by the coding sequence ATGATCCGATTGCTGAAGGGCATCTGGAGCCAGCTGAGAACGCTGTTCATGGTGTTTATGCACGCGTTCCGCAAGCGTGAAACGCTGCAGTATCCTGAAGAGAAGGTCTATCTGCCGCCGCGCTATCGCGGTCGCATCGTACTGACCCGTGATCCTGACGGCGAGGAACGGTGCGTGGCTTGCAACCTGTGTGCCGTAGTTTGTCCGGTGGGCTGCATCGCGCTGCAGAAGGGCGAGAAAGAAGACGGTCGCTGGTACGCCGAGTTCTTCCGCATCAACTTCTCGCGCTGCATTTTCTGTGGCCTATGCGAAGAGGCCTGCCCGACATCGGCTATCCAGCTGACGCCGGATTTCGAGCTGGGCGAGTACCGTCGCGCCGACCTGATCTTTGAGAAGCGCGACCTGCTGATCGCGGGCACCGGCAAGGACCATGAGTACAATTTCTACAAGGTGTCCGGCCTGGCGATCGCCGGGAAGGGAAAAGGGGCGGCAAAGCAGGAAGCACGCCCGGTCGATGTCAAATCCCTGCTGCCTTGA
- the nuoK gene encoding NADH-quinone oxidoreductase subunit NuoK: MNNALPIEHGLTLALILFAIGATGLVVRRNMVFVLMCLEIMMNAAALAFVVAGSAWQQPDGQVMFIFIITLAAAEASIGLALLIQLHRRCRTLDIDAVSGMKG, encoded by the coding sequence ATGAACAACGCATTGCCTATCGAGCACGGCCTGACGCTGGCCCTGATCCTGTTCGCGATTGGGGCGACCGGACTGGTGGTCAGACGCAACATGGTGTTCGTGTTGATGTGTCTCGAAATCATGATGAATGCCGCGGCGCTGGCCTTCGTGGTGGCCGGTTCCGCTTGGCAGCAACCCGACGGACAGGTGATGTTTATTTTCATCATCACGCTGGCCGCCGCCGAAGCCAGCATCGGTCTCGCGCTGCTGATCCAGCTGCACCGCCGCTGCCGGACCCTTGATATCGACGCCGTAAGTGGGATGAAAGGATGA
- the nuoH gene encoding NADH-quinone oxidoreductase subunit NuoH: MMSMNWVTPEMLDVGTRVLQAILILLAAVIIGAYMSFIERRVLGLWQDRYGPNRVGPFGSLQLVADMVKMFFKEDWIPPFADRLLFLLAPMISMGTLILAFMIIPITPTLGVADFSIGLLFFMAMAGLSVYAVLFGGYASDNKFALLGAMRASAQTISYEVFLGLSLMGVVAMSGSFDLRTIVEAQRGMWNIVPQFFGFATFLIAGIAVIHRHPFDQPEAEQELADGYHIEYSGMKWGMFFVGEYIGITMISALIVTLFFGGWLGPWLPPFVWFALKTMFFMMFFILLRASLPRPRYDKVMSFGWKICLPVTLINLLVTGVVVLWNMPGSAG, from the coding sequence ATGATGAGCATGAACTGGGTCACGCCCGAGATGCTGGATGTCGGCACGCGCGTGCTGCAGGCCATTCTGATTCTGCTGGCGGCCGTCATTATCGGCGCGTACATGAGCTTTATCGAACGCCGCGTGTTGGGGCTGTGGCAGGATCGCTACGGACCCAACCGCGTCGGCCCGTTCGGGTCGCTGCAGCTGGTCGCTGACATGGTGAAGATGTTCTTCAAAGAAGACTGGATTCCGCCCTTTGCCGACCGCCTGCTGTTCCTGCTGGCCCCGATGATTTCGATGGGCACGCTGATCCTGGCCTTCATGATCATTCCCATCACGCCCACGCTGGGGGTCGCCGATTTCAGCATCGGCTTACTGTTCTTCATGGCGATGGCGGGGCTCAGTGTTTATGCGGTGCTGTTCGGCGGCTACGCCAGCGACAACAAGTTCGCTCTGTTGGGAGCAATGCGTGCCTCAGCCCAGACCATTTCCTATGAAGTGTTCCTTGGCCTGTCGCTGATGGGCGTTGTGGCGATGAGCGGCTCGTTTGATTTGCGCACCATCGTTGAAGCCCAGCGCGGCATGTGGAACATCGTGCCCCAGTTCTTTGGCTTCGCCACTTTCCTGATCGCGGGTATCGCCGTTATCCACCGTCACCCCTTCGACCAGCCGGAAGCTGAGCAGGAGCTGGCCGATGGTTACCATATCGAATATTCCGGTATGAAATGGGGGATGTTCTTCGTCGGTGAATACATCGGTATCACCATGATTTCGGCGCTGATCGTGACGCTGTTCTTCGGGGGCTGGCTCGGCCCTTGGCTGCCACCGTTCGTGTGGTTTGCCCTCAAAACCATGTTCTTCATGATGTTCTTCATCCTGCTGCGTGCCTCGCTGCCGCGCCCGCGCTATGACAAGGTGATGAGTTTTGGCTGGAAGATCTGTCTGCCGGTCACACTGATCAACCTGCTGGTCACGGGTGTCGTTGTGCTGTGGAACATGCCGGGTTCGGCGGGCTGA
- a CDS encoding trans-sulfuration enzyme family protein, translated as MKTLESLAVHASDTPDELGAVVPPLYTSTTFRQTAPGEPGPYEYARMANPTRAMLEKTVATLENGAHGFAFATGLAACSTVLDLLDKDAHLIAVDDLYGGTRRLLEKVRQRTTGLTVSYIDPADLAGIEAAIRPNTRMIWVETPTNPLMKMADLSAIAAIAKRHKLISVVDNTFATPCLQRPIEHGFDVVLHSATKYLNGHSDVVAGVVVTSADAPEVSERLAFLQNAVGSVLDPYSSFMTVRGIKTLAIRMERHSENALKIAHWLEAQPGIKAVHYPGLESHPQHALAKRQMRAFGGMISVELNGDNDYVRRVVARLRIFTLAESLGGVESLICQPSVMTHAAMSPEQQREVGITPQLLRLSVGIENADELIADLAHAFTE; from the coding sequence ATGAAGACCTTAGAGTCACTTGCTGTCCATGCCAGCGATACGCCCGATGAGTTGGGGGCTGTCGTTCCGCCGCTCTACACCTCTACCACTTTCCGTCAGACTGCTCCCGGCGAGCCTGGCCCGTACGAATATGCGCGCATGGCCAACCCAACCCGTGCGATGCTGGAAAAGACGGTAGCGACGCTGGAAAACGGTGCGCACGGCTTTGCCTTCGCCACCGGTCTGGCTGCCTGCTCGACGGTGCTGGACTTGCTGGACAAGGACGCCCACCTGATCGCGGTTGACGATCTGTACGGCGGCACGCGTCGCCTACTGGAGAAGGTCCGTCAGCGTACGACGGGTCTGACCGTTAGCTATATTGATCCAGCGGATCTGGCCGGTATTGAAGCGGCCATCCGTCCCAATACCCGAATGATCTGGGTCGAAACGCCGACTAACCCGCTGATGAAGATGGCTGACCTGTCTGCCATCGCCGCTATCGCGAAGCGCCATAAGCTGATCAGCGTGGTGGACAATACCTTTGCGACCCCGTGCCTGCAGCGCCCGATTGAACACGGGTTCGATGTCGTGCTGCACTCTGCCACCAAGTACTTGAACGGCCATTCCGATGTCGTGGCGGGCGTTGTCGTCACCAGCGCAGATGCTCCAGAAGTTTCCGAGCGGCTGGCTTTCTTGCAGAACGCTGTCGGTAGCGTGCTCGACCCCTATAGCAGCTTCATGACCGTGCGCGGCATCAAGACACTGGCGATTCGCATGGAGCGCCATAGCGAAAATGCGCTCAAAATCGCCCACTGGCTTGAAGCGCAGCCGGGCATCAAGGCCGTTCACTACCCTGGCTTAGAAAGTCACCCGCAGCATGCGCTGGCCAAGCGCCAGATGCGTGCCTTCGGCGGTATGATCTCCGTTGAGCTAAACGGTGACAACGACTATGTACGCCGCGTTGTTGCGCGCCTGCGCATCTTCACGCTGGCGGAAAGCCTTGGGGGTGTTGAAAGCTTAATCTGTCAGCCCAGCGTGATGACGCACGCGGCGATGTCCCCTGAACAGCAGCGTGAAGTGGGCATCACGCCGCAGTTGCTGCGCCTGTCCGTTGGGATCGAGAACGCCGATGAGCTGATTGCCGACCTGGCACACGCCTTCACTGAATGA
- the nuoM gene encoding NADH-quinone oxidoreductase subunit M, translating to MLLLWLILIPFIGGLLCWATENLGSKVPRAIALLTTLLVLLVSLILFLDGDYQLKAVSLHPQWTHEWTAPWIPRFDITFSLAVDGLSLLMIALTGFLGIFAVLCSWREINHRVGFFHLNLMWIIGAVYGVFLATDLFLFFAFWEVMLVPMYFLIALWGHSNANKTRIQAATKFFIYTQASGLLMLLAILGLVYMHYQARHELTFNYIKLLDTPMSDTVGMILMLGFFIAFAVKLPIVPLHGWLPDAHGQAPTAGSVDLAGILIKTAAYGLLRFALPLFPVASAQFAPVAMVLGLISIYYGAIIAFSQTDIKRLVACSSISHMGFVVIGIYAGSHLALQGVVVMMVAHAFSAAGLFIVCGQLFERTDTRDMRKMNGLFGRIGAMSGFSLVLIMASCGVPGTGNFIGEFMILFGSFSDAPWIVAIACGGLLFSAVYSLIIMQRIYFGKPASDKPLEKLNFRESAMLSLLIALLIATGIFPHLVMDISAQSMTEVAHWFSHTTLSP from the coding sequence ATGCTGCTTCTCTGGCTCATTCTGATCCCGTTCATCGGCGGACTGCTGTGCTGGGCAACCGAGAACCTTGGGTCAAAGGTACCGCGTGCGATAGCCCTGCTGACAACGCTCCTTGTGCTACTGGTCTCGCTGATCCTGTTCCTGGATGGGGATTACCAGCTGAAAGCAGTGTCGCTGCATCCCCAGTGGACGCATGAGTGGACGGCACCGTGGATTCCCCGCTTCGACATCACCTTTAGCCTAGCGGTCGATGGGCTGTCTTTGTTGATGATCGCGCTGACCGGCTTTCTTGGCATCTTTGCAGTGCTGTGTTCGTGGCGTGAAATCAATCACCGCGTGGGCTTCTTCCACCTTAACCTGATGTGGATTATCGGTGCGGTTTACGGGGTGTTTTTGGCCACCGACCTGTTCCTGTTCTTCGCCTTTTGGGAAGTCATGCTGGTACCGATGTACTTCCTGATCGCACTGTGGGGCCACAGCAACGCCAACAAGACGCGCATTCAAGCTGCCACCAAGTTCTTCATCTACACTCAGGCCAGCGGCCTGCTGATGCTACTGGCGATCCTTGGGCTGGTGTATATGCACTACCAAGCCCGCCACGAGCTGACGTTTAACTACATCAAGCTGTTAGATACGCCGATGAGCGACACTGTTGGCATGATTCTGATGCTGGGCTTCTTTATTGCCTTTGCGGTGAAGCTGCCGATCGTGCCGCTGCATGGCTGGCTGCCGGATGCCCATGGTCAGGCGCCCACGGCGGGGTCAGTCGATCTGGCGGGGATTTTGATCAAGACGGCCGCGTACGGGCTGCTGCGCTTTGCACTGCCGCTGTTCCCCGTGGCTTCCGCTCAGTTTGCGCCAGTTGCGATGGTGCTAGGGCTGATCAGTATCTACTACGGTGCGATCATCGCCTTCTCGCAGACCGACATCAAACGCCTTGTGGCCTGTTCCAGCATCTCGCATATGGGCTTTGTGGTGATCGGTATCTACGCGGGTAGCCACCTTGCGCTGCAAGGGGTCGTGGTGATGATGGTGGCCCACGCCTTCTCGGCGGCGGGGCTGTTTATTGTTTGTGGTCAGCTGTTTGAACGCACCGATACCCGCGACATGCGCAAGATGAACGGTCTGTTCGGCCGCATCGGCGCCATGTCCGGCTTCTCGCTGGTACTGATCATGGCCTCGTGCGGGGTGCCAGGAACCGGTAACTTTATCGGTGAGTTTATGATCCTGTTCGGCAGCTTCTCGGACGCGCCGTGGATCGTGGCTATTGCCTGCGGTGGGCTGTTGTTCTCGGCGGTGTACTCGCTGATCATTATGCAACGCATCTACTTCGGCAAACCTGCCAGCGACAAGCCGCTCGAAAAGCTCAACTTCCGTGAGAGCGCGATGCTGTCGCTGCTGATCGCACTGTTGATCGCCACCGGTATTTTCCCGCATCTGGTGATGGATATCTCGGCACAGTCGATGACGGAAGTCGCCCACTGGTTCTCCCATACCACCCTGAGTCCGTAA